From the Rhinatrema bivittatum chromosome 3, aRhiBiv1.1, whole genome shotgun sequence genome, one window contains:
- the DAZAP2 gene encoding DAZ-associated protein 2, giving the protein MNNKGQYPSQPTYPVQQQTTPAVYPPTMHMPPAPPYTDAPPAYSELYRPSYVHPPTASVPHLPAAYPGTSLYLPMAQSMPVGPMASSVPMAYYPIGAVYPPGTTVMVDGAFDAGARFGAGATSNIPPPPPGCPPNAAQLAAMQGANVLVTQRKGNFFMGGSDGGYTIW; this is encoded by the exons gtcaGTATCCTTCTCAGCCTACCTACCCTGTCCAGCAGCAAACAACTCCAGCTGTGTACCCACCAACTATGCATATGCCCCCAGCTCCACCTTACACTGATGCCCCTCCTGCTTACTCTGAG CTCTATCGTCCAAGTTACGTGCACCCACCTACTGCCAGTGTACCTCATCTTCCTGCAGCTTATCCTGGTACCTCCTTATACCTACCCATGGCTCAGTCTATGCCTGTAGGTCCAATGGCTTCCTCTGTGCCTATGGCTTATTATCCCATAGGAGCTGTCTATCCACCAGGGACAACCGTCATGGTTGACGGTGCTTTTGATGCTGGTGCAAGGTTTGGGGCAGGAGCCACCTCCAATATTCCT ccACCACCTCCTGGCTGTCCTCCCAATGCAGCTCAGCTGGCAGCCATGCAGGGTGCCAATGTCTTGGTGACGCAGCGGAAGGGAAACTTCTTCATGGGCGGCTCAGATGGGGGTTACACCATTTGGTGA